One Intestinimonas butyriciproducens genomic window, GCAGGACGATGAGCAGACTTTTCCCCCACTCTGTCAGACGGCGCTTTCTTTTCTCAGACATGGGAGGGCCCCCCCACAGGCAGCTCCATGCGGACGGTGAGTCCGGGTCCGGACCGGTCCACCAGTCTGATGGTCCCCTCATGCCGGTCCACGATTTCCTTTGCGATGGAGAGCCCCAGGCCCGTGCCGCCGGATTCGCGGGAGCGTGCCTTGTCTACCCGGTAGAAGCGCTCAAAAATACGGGGGCGGTCCTCCTCCGGGATCCCGATGCCGTTGTCGGTGACCTGCATCCACACCTTGCCGCCGGACCGCCCGGCGGTGATCTCGATCCGCCCGCCGTCAGGGGTATATTTGATGGAGTTGGAGACTACGTTCATCATAACCTGGAGGATGCGGTCCCGGTCCCCCACCACATCGGGGAGACTCTCCTCCAAGTCCAGGATCAGGGTGTGACCGTGGCGCTGGGCCTCCATGAGCACGGCGTTATAGATGTCCCGGACGGCCCGTTCGAAGGCGAAGGGGGCCAGCCTGATCTCGCTCTTCCCGGAGTCAAAGCGGGAGAGTGTCAGCAGATCCTGGACGATATGGGTCATCCGGTCCGACTCGTTCAGGATGACCCCGAGGAAGTTTTTCTCCATTTCCGGCGGGATATCCCCCGCCCCGTCCGTCAACGTCTCGGCATAGCTGCGGATATTGGTAAGAGGGGTGCGCAGCTCATGGGATACATTGGCCACGAATTCCCGGCGCAGCTCTTCCGTCCGCCGCTGCTCCGTAACGTCGTGGATCACCACCATGACGCCGCCCTCGTCGCTCTCCTGGTCGAAGGGCGCCATCAGCAGCTCCAGGCTCCGCTCTCCCACAGACCGCTCCTGTCCCAGGTAGCCGGGCTGTTCCAGCGAGAGTACCTGCTCCAGCGGCGCCGCGTCCGCAAAAAGCACGCTGTAAGTAGTCTCCTCCCCGATGGGCCGGGCCAGCATGTCCTCGGCGGCGGGATTTTTCTGGATCACCTTTCCGCTCTTGTTGAAGGCCACCACGCCGTCCGTCATGTGGAGGAAGAGGGTATCAAGCTTGTTGCGCTCGTTCTCCGCCTCCCGGATTGTGGACTGAAGCTGCCGGGCCATGATGTTAAAATTGGCGGTGAGAATGCCGATCTCATCCTTGGACCCCACCTCGATTTTATGGGAGAAGTCACCCGAAGCCACGCGCTTGGCGCCGTCGGTCAGGCGCTCGATGGGCGTGATCATGGTCTTGGCCAGCAGGAAAGAGAGCAGCACTGAACTCACCAAGCCGAAAATCAGGGCCTGGATGATGAGCATGAAGAGGGAGCTGTTGAGCTCCTGTACCGTCTGGCGGTTGTCATAGATATAGATGATATAGCGGACCTCCCCCCGGGTAATGGGTATGGCGGCGTCCATATAGGAGGCGGTCACGTCGCTGCTGGAGGCCGGCTCGCCCGTCCGCAGGCTCTTGAGCACGTTGGGACTGCTCTCCAGGCTTTCCCCCATCTTCTCATCCGAGCCAGCCAGACAGATGCCGGTGGTGCCGTCTAGGATGAAGTAATTCCGGGTACGCCCGTCTACCCCCAACTCGCCCATATTGGCCTTGAGCACGCGCTGAAGGCCCTCCACACCGTCCTGTTCCCCGTCATAGGGCTCGGTCAGGGCCTCGTAAAAATCCATGTTCTCCGCAGAAAACATGGTGGTCATACGCTCATTGAAATCGTTCAGATAAAAGCGCACCACAGAGTTCATCAGAAAGGCGCCCACCACGGTCATCAGGGACACGATGAGCAGCACCATGATGAGCACCAATTTCATATGCAGGCTTCGGAACATATGGGGCGGGCGCCCCCTTTCGTAAATCTGATCGGGATATCCCTGTGCACCTTGCGCCCGGCGGGTGCTCAGGCGTTAAAGAGATAGCCCAGGCCCCGGCGGGTCACCACGAACTGCGGGGACGCCGGGTCGTCCGCGCCCCATGCGGCTCCGCCGCACGGGGACCCTGCATCTCTGCTGAGATGCTCGGCGGAAATCAATTCCGCCTGCGCCAAGGTTTTGCCCTTCGGCCAAAACGCTTGTCCGGCGCTGACCGCGCCGCCCCATCCAAGATGGGGCCCCGGTGGAGGACGCCCCTCCTCAGGCGTTAAAGAGATAGCCCAGGCCCCGGCGGGTCACCACGAACTGCGGGGACGCCGGGTCGTCCTCCACCTTCTCACGCAGGCGGCGGACGGCCACATCCACGGCCCGCACATCTCCCACATAGCCCTCATAGTTCCACACGTTCTCCATCAGCGCCTCCCGCGAAAACACCTTGCCGGGGTTGGACGCCAGGAATTTCAAGAGTTCGTACTCTCGCTGGGTGAGGTCCAGCGGCGTATTGTCCTTATAGGCCATCAGGAGCTCGGCGTCGATGGAGATACGCCCCAGCTCCAGCCGTCCGCCGACGGACGGCTGGGCGGAGGTCCCCACGGCCGCCATACCGCTGCGGCGGATATTGGCCTTTACCCGCGCCAGCAGCTCCCGCATGGAGAAGGGCTTGGTGATATAGTCGTCAGCCCCCAGCTCCAGCCCCAGCACCTTGTCGGTCTCCTCCTCCCGGGCGGTGAGCATAATGATCGGCGTGGTCCTGCCCGCGTCCCGAATCGCCCGGCACACGTCAAACCCGTTCTTT contains:
- a CDS encoding ATP-binding protein — encoded protein: MKLVLIMVLLIVSLMTVVGAFLMNSVVRFYLNDFNERMTTMFSAENMDFYEALTEPYDGEQDGVEGLQRVLKANMGELGVDGRTRNYFILDGTTGICLAGSDEKMGESLESSPNVLKSLRTGEPASSSDVTASYMDAAIPITRGEVRYIIYIYDNRQTVQELNSSLFMLIIQALIFGLVSSVLLSFLLAKTMITPIERLTDGAKRVASGDFSHKIEVGSKDEIGILTANFNIMARQLQSTIREAENERNKLDTLFLHMTDGVVAFNKSGKVIQKNPAAEDMLARPIGEETTYSVLFADAAPLEQVLSLEQPGYLGQERSVGERSLELLMAPFDQESDEGGVMVVIHDVTEQRRTEELRREFVANVSHELRTPLTNIRSYAETLTDGAGDIPPEMEKNFLGVILNESDRMTHIVQDLLTLSRFDSGKSEIRLAPFAFERAVRDIYNAVLMEAQRHGHTLILDLEESLPDVVGDRDRILQVMMNVVSNSIKYTPDGGRIEITAGRSGGKVWMQVTDNGIGIPEEDRPRIFERFYRVDKARSRESGGTGLGLSIAKEIVDRHEGTIRLVDRSGPGLTVRMELPVGGPSHV
- a CDS encoding response regulator translates to MAKKILIVEDEKNIVDILSFNLTREGYTALEAYDGEAGLQLALEQDPDLILLDLMLPRKNGFDVCRAIRDAGRTTPIIMLTAREEETDKVLGLELGADDYITKPFSMRELLARVKANIRRSGMAAVGTSAQPSVGGRLELGRISIDAELLMAYKDNTPLDLTQREYELLKFLASNPGKVFSREALMENVWNYEGYVGDVRAVDVAVRRLREKVEDDPASPQFVVTRRGLGYLFNA